In one Roseburia intestinalis L1-82 genomic region, the following are encoded:
- a CDS encoding penicillin-binding Tp47 domain C-containing protein, producing MKNISGIVPVILAAVVGIGAVVSLSDYTAPVYGSESEDELTETETIIESAGMESVEETEVENTEAAAVLDGAFDLADGTYEGSANGFSGKIKVSVVIKNQTIRSINILSNSDDEAFFNRAKEGVTASILAKQSTDVDTVSGATYSSRGIINAVNAGVSVCLCSAELDMGAFDTVSRATTNHGLHRGSYQCTSEITKKDGTKLKVAYYTGAATGVLTNGETFSYDKNEIESYVVTGLKYVPVKVKTEDYEAFKAAYTVVENGSTLSGGFSEENLKNYTDLVAEVTENTNGLKTVTQNEDGSFSFAARVNNGTDSGIKDAALKTAENITTTVKEANGSYGEFLRVDLTGEGYGALGADMQAVEWTYYGSDSTYTDPLQSYGTKFASDNWMHKAQGIQLGLTDSLRCKLPAGTDGTGYWTITVYALGYNDYTVKFKVTDANIVKDEEETVDTTALEAAIKSAENLTESDYTAASWSDLCVELKEAKDELAAPHTQSTVDEATEHLNAAIKALVKAETKEETKTDVTKLNAVIEKAEALKQSDYTAESWKNLQTALDAAKKLTDATAEQTVVDQAASDLETAILALVKADTENTGTTDKKKKPAVGTVKTVGQIKYKVTGKNTVTVNKYAKKNITKASIPATVKINGYTFKVTAIADSAFSGCSKLTKVTVGSNVKAIGNKSFYKCTKLTTFTASSTGLNKIGKEAFSGDKKLANITLKTTKLKKSGVGKDAFKNIKKNATFKVPAKKVSDYKAIFKSKGAGKNIKIKKL from the coding sequence ATGAAAAATATTTCAGGAATTGTACCCGTCATTCTGGCAGCGGTGGTGGGAATTGGTGCAGTGGTTTCCCTGAGTGATTATACAGCACCGGTTTATGGTTCAGAGTCAGAAGATGAACTGACAGAGACGGAAACTATTATCGAAAGTGCCGGTATGGAGTCGGTAGAAGAGACGGAAGTTGAAAATACGGAAGCGGCTGCTGTTTTAGACGGTGCGTTTGATCTTGCAGACGGAACTTATGAAGGCAGTGCGAACGGATTTTCCGGTAAGATCAAAGTTTCAGTTGTGATAAAAAATCAGACGATCCGGTCGATCAACATTTTGAGTAATTCAGATGATGAAGCCTTTTTCAATCGTGCAAAAGAAGGTGTGACAGCGAGCATCCTTGCAAAACAGAGTACGGATGTGGATACGGTTTCCGGTGCAACATACAGTTCAAGAGGAATCATAAATGCAGTAAACGCAGGAGTATCAGTATGCTTATGCAGCGCTGAGCTTGACATGGGTGCATTTGATACCGTATCGAGAGCAACCACCAATCACGGACTGCACAGGGGAAGTTATCAGTGTACGTCAGAAATTACAAAAAAAGATGGTACAAAGCTCAAAGTGGCATATTATACAGGAGCAGCCACCGGTGTGCTGACGAACGGAGAGACTTTTTCCTATGATAAAAATGAGATTGAAAGCTATGTGGTAACAGGACTTAAATATGTTCCAGTCAAAGTAAAAACTGAAGATTATGAAGCTTTTAAAGCAGCATATACCGTAGTGGAAAATGGCAGTACTTTATCCGGTGGATTTTCGGAGGAAAATCTGAAAAACTATACGGATCTGGTTGCAGAAGTAACAGAAAACACCAATGGTCTAAAAACAGTTACCCAAAATGAGGACGGAAGTTTTTCGTTTGCTGCGAGAGTAAACAATGGAACGGATTCCGGAATCAAGGACGCTGCATTAAAAACAGCAGAGAATATTACAACAACGGTAAAAGAGGCAAACGGTTCTTACGGAGAATTTCTTCGTGTCGATCTGACTGGGGAGGGCTACGGTGCACTTGGTGCTGATATGCAGGCAGTAGAGTGGACTTATTATGGATCCGACAGTACTTATACCGATCCACTTCAATCTTATGGAACCAAGTTTGCATCAGATAACTGGATGCACAAAGCACAGGGAATCCAGCTTGGTCTTACAGATTCACTGCGTTGTAAACTGCCGGCGGGAACAGACGGAACCGGATACTGGACAATCACGGTATATGCACTTGGTTACAATGATTACACGGTAAAATTTAAGGTAACCGATGCAAATATTGTTAAGGATGAAGAGGAAACGGTGGATACGACGGCACTTGAAGCTGCAATTAAAAGTGCAGAGAACTTAACTGAGAGTGATTATACGGCAGCAAGCTGGTCTGATCTTTGCGTTGAATTGAAAGAGGCAAAAGATGAGCTTGCGGCTCCGCACACGCAGTCTACTGTAGATGAGGCAACAGAGCATCTGAATGCTGCAATCAAAGCACTGGTAAAGGCAGAGACAAAGGAAGAAACAAAAACAGATGTTACAAAACTTAACGCTGTAATCGAGAAAGCGGAGGCATTAAAGCAGAGTGATTACACAGCAGAGAGCTGGAAAAATTTACAGACTGCGCTCGATGCTGCAAAGAAACTTACAGATGCAACAGCAGAACAGACTGTAGTAGATCAGGCAGCAAGTGATCTGGAAACAGCGATTTTGGCGCTGGTAAAAGCTGATACGGAAAATACCGGAACTACAGACAAAAAGAAAAAACCGGCAGTTGGAACGGTGAAAACAGTTGGACAGATCAAGTATAAAGTAACCGGAAAAAATACAGTAACTGTAAATAAATATGCAAAGAAAAACATTACAAAGGCATCTATTCCTGCAACGGTTAAAATCAACGGATATACATTTAAGGTAACTGCAATTGCAGACAGCGCATTTTCCGGATGCAGTAAACTTACGAAAGTTACGGTTGGTTCTAATGTAAAGGCAATCGGAAATAAATCATTTTATAAATGTACAAAACTTACCACATTTACGGCATCTTCTACCGGATTAAACAAGATTGGAAAGGAAGCGTTTTCCGGTGATAAAAAACTTGCAAATATCACATTAAAGACAACAAAACTGAAAAAATCAGGTGTTGGAAAGGATGCATTCAAGAACATTAAGAAAAATGCAACCTTTAAAGTACCGGCAAAAAAAGTTTCTGATTATAAAGCTATTTTTAAGTCAAAGGGTGCTGGAAAAAATATTAAGATAAAGAAACTGTAG
- a CDS encoding DUF4230 domain-containing protein yields the protein MCRADLTERAVEEKDMLVLAKEEENIVVNKPALSQIRSICELATLECYYHNVEKSAKTKGTGLAHVGEKEKNSGSNTPELLRLKSTCRM from the coding sequence ATGTGCAGAGCGGATCTGACAGAGCGTGCAGTAGAAGAGAAGGATATGCTTGTGCTGGCAAAGGAAGAGGAAAATATTGTTGTCAATAAACCTGCCCTGTCACAGATCCGGTCGATCTGTGAACTTGCAACACTAGAATGTTATTATCACAATGTGGAAAAGTCCGCGAAAACAAAAGGTACCGGATTGGCACATGTGGGAGAAAAAGAAAAAAATTCTGGATCGAATACACCGGAGTTGCTAAGACTGAAATCGACATGTCGGATGTAA
- a CDS encoding nucleotidyl cyclase domain-containing protein has protein sequence MKDNRNRYNEEIEKYQSMDQFQVGIAVFDPGTTETQFYDNVRSVCEMMNNNISISVGVTWAEHGKEFNEKIMEADWRMYEQKNAYHQQQQAAQQELLQ, from the coding sequence ATGAAAGATAATCGTAACAGATACAATGAGGAAATAGAAAAATATCAGAGTATGGATCAGTTTCAGGTTGGCATTGCAGTATTTGATCCGGGTACGACAGAAACGCAATTTTATGATAATGTAAGATCTGTCTGTGAAATGATGAACAACAATATTAGCATTTCAGTGGGAGTTACCTGGGCAGAGCACGGAAAAGAATTTAATGAGAAGATCATGGAAGCTGACTGGCGGATGTATGAACAGAAAAATGCATATCATCAACAGCAGCAGGCTGCACAACAGGAACTGCTGCAATAA
- the spoIIID gene encoding sporulation transcriptional regulator SpoIIID, translating into MKTYIEERAMEIARYIIDNNTTVRQAAKHFGISKSTVHKDVTERLVQVNPSLAAEARKVLDVNKSERHIRGGLATREKYLHQHA; encoded by the coding sequence GTGAAAACCTATATTGAGGAAAGAGCTATGGAAATAGCCAGATATATTATTGATAATAATACGACGGTGCGTCAGGCGGCGAAACATTTTGGGATTAGCAAGAGTACGGTACATAAAGATGTTACAGAACGCCTTGTCCAGGTCAATCCATCGCTTGCAGCGGAGGCACGCAAAGTGTTAGATGTCAATAAATCCGAGCGCCATATCCGTGGTGGACTTGCAACAAGGGAGAAATATCTGCATCAGCATGCATAA
- a CDS encoding DUF2798 domain-containing protein, whose translation MPKTKLQEVVFTILMVFVMVYAMICYNIALNMGGMSNVVFLNAFHELIIMGPLAFILDFFLYGSLSKKLAFRIVTPGVDKPIMLILAISSITVCLMCPTMSLAATLLFKHAGKEVIAVWLQTTALNFPMAFFWQIFFAGPLVRTIFGMIFKEKEEQVMKEESEFLEGGSVRN comes from the coding sequence ATGCCAAAAACAAAGTTACAGGAAGTCGTATTTACTATTTTAATGGTGTTCGTCATGGTGTACGCAATGATCTGCTACAACATTGCACTGAACATGGGAGGAATGAGCAACGTTGTATTTTTAAATGCATTTCATGAACTGATCATTATGGGACCGCTTGCGTTTATTCTTGACTTTTTCCTCTATGGATCACTGTCCAAAAAACTTGCATTTCGTATCGTGACACCGGGCGTGGACAAACCGATCATGCTGATCCTTGCCATTTCATCAATCACAGTCTGTCTGATGTGTCCGACAATGAGCCTGGCAGCAACACTTTTATTTAAACATGCAGGAAAAGAAGTGATCGCAGTGTGGCTTCAGACAACAGCACTGAATTTCCCAATGGCATTTTTCTGGCAGATCTTTTTTGCAGGTCCGCTTGTGAGAACTATTTTCGGAATGATCTTTAAAGAAAAAGAAGAACAGGTCATGAAAGAGGAAAGCGAATTTTTAGAGGGCGGAAGTGTCAGAAATTAA
- a CDS encoding putative ABC transporter permease, with protein sequence MAKDNTFRNRGFFYGPWLPVYGIGAVVFYCLFHSSRETISIRSLHKSNRLFLFKTKYHPLTIFIKTALLGTALELVIGWFLDIFFDLRYWDYSSYPFNFHGYICLLSAVGFGVAGMLWICVFSEIFRKLWFSLPPGFRRGFNSVLILLFLADCAAALIFPNTGHGITF encoded by the coding sequence ATTGCAAAAGATAATACTTTTCGCAACCGCGGATTTTTTTATGGTCCCTGGCTCCCCGTTTATGGCATCGGAGCGGTAGTATTTTACTGTCTGTTTCATTCTTCCAGAGAAACTATATCCATCAGGTCTCTCCACAAATCAAACCGACTTTTTCTTTTTAAAACAAAATACCACCCGCTCACAATATTCATAAAAACTGCCCTTCTCGGAACAGCTTTAGAACTTGTGATCGGATGGTTCCTTGATATCTTTTTCGATTTACGATACTGGGATTACAGCAGTTATCCTTTTAATTTTCACGGATATATCTGCCTTCTGTCAGCAGTCGGATTTGGTGTTGCCGGCATGCTCTGGATCTGCGTGTTTTCTGAAATTTTCCGAAAACTCTGGTTTTCCCTGCCGCCAGGCTTCAGACGTGGCTTCAACAGTGTGCTGATACTCTTATTTCTCGCGGACTGCGCTGCTGCGCTGATTTTTCCCAATACCGGACATGGAATAACTTTTTAA
- the guaA gene encoding glutamine-hydrolyzing GMP synthase — translation MDHEKVIVIDFGGQYNQLVARRVRECNVYCEIYSYKTDIAQIKAMNPKGIILTGGPNSCYEADSPTCSKELFELGVPVLGLCYGAQLMMHVLGGKVEKAPVREYGKTEVMVDTSSPLFTGVSENTICWMSHFDYISKAAPGFNIVAHTADCPVAAAENQEKGLFAIQFHPEVLHTQEGTKMLHNFVRGICGCEGTWRMDSFVENTVKEIREKVGNGKVLLALSGGVDSSVAAGLLSRAIGKQLTCVFVDHGLLRKNEGDEVEEVFGPNGQFDLNFIRVNAQDRYYGKLAGVTEPEHKRKIIGEEFIRVFEEEAKKIGAVDFLAQGTIYPDVVESGLGGESAVIKSHHNVGGLPDFVDFKEIIEPLRNLFKDEVRKAGLELGIPEKLVFRQPFPGPGLGIRIIGEVNAEKVKIVQDADAIYREEVDKAVEEYTKANGKAPSWMPNQYFAALTNMRSVGVMGDERTYDYAVALRAVNTVDFMTAESAEIPFEVLQRVMSRIINEVKGVNRVMYDLTSKPPGTIEFE, via the coding sequence ATGGATCATGAGAAAGTAATTGTCATTGATTTTGGCGGTCAGTACAACCAGCTGGTTGCGAGACGTGTCAGAGAATGCAATGTTTACTGTGAAATATATTCCTACAAGACGGATATCGCGCAGATCAAGGCAATGAATCCAAAGGGAATCATTCTTACCGGCGGTCCGAACAGCTGCTATGAAGCTGATTCACCGACCTGTTCAAAAGAATTATTTGAACTCGGCGTGCCGGTTTTAGGACTCTGCTATGGTGCGCAGTTGATGATGCACGTACTTGGAGGAAAGGTGGAAAAGGCACCTGTCCGTGAATATGGTAAGACCGAGGTTATGGTCGATACGTCATCACCGTTATTTACCGGCGTATCAGAAAATACGATCTGCTGGATGAGTCATTTCGATTATATTTCAAAGGCTGCACCGGGATTTAACATCGTTGCACATACGGCGGATTGTCCGGTTGCCGCAGCAGAGAACCAGGAGAAAGGATTATTTGCAATCCAGTTCCACCCGGAAGTGCTTCACACACAGGAAGGCACAAAGATGCTTCACAACTTTGTACGCGGCATCTGCGGTTGTGAGGGAACCTGGAGAATGGATTCTTTTGTTGAGAATACGGTAAAAGAGATCCGTGAAAAAGTCGGTAACGGAAAAGTACTGCTTGCCTTATCCGGCGGTGTGGATTCTTCCGTTGCAGCAGGTCTGTTATCCCGTGCAATCGGAAAACAGCTTACCTGTGTGTTCGTAGACCATGGTCTTCTCCGCAAAAATGAGGGCGACGAGGTCGAAGAAGTATTCGGACCAAACGGACAGTTTGATCTGAACTTTATCCGTGTCAACGCACAGGACCGTTATTATGGAAAATTAGCCGGTGTGACAGAGCCGGAGCATAAACGTAAGATCATTGGTGAGGAGTTCATCCGTGTCTTTGAGGAAGAGGCAAAGAAGATCGGTGCCGTTGATTTCCTTGCACAGGGAACCATTTACCCGGATGTCGTTGAGAGCGGACTTGGCGGAGAGTCAGCCGTCATCAAATCCCACCACAACGTAGGCGGTCTGCCGGACTTCGTTGATTTCAAAGAAATCATTGAGCCGCTTCGCAACCTTTTCAAGGATGAGGTAAGAAAAGCCGGACTTGAACTTGGCATCCCGGAAAAACTTGTTTTCCGTCAGCCATTCCCGGGACCGGGACTCGGTATCCGTATCATCGGAGAAGTAAATGCCGAGAAAGTCAAGATCGTGCAGGATGCCGATGCCATCTACCGCGAGGAAGTGGACAAGGCAGTGGAGGAATACACCAAAGCAAACGGAAAGGCACCATCCTGGATGCCGAACCAGTACTTTGCAGCACTGACCAACATGCGTTCCGTCGGTGTCATGGGCGACGAGCGCACCTACGACTATGCCGTGGCACTGCGTGCTGTTAATACGGTCGATTTCATGACCGCTGAGTCAGCAGAGATCCCGTTTGAGGTGCTCCAGAGAGTTATGAGCAGAATTATTAATGAGGTGAAGGGCGTCAATCGGGTAATGTATGATTTGACGAGTAAGCCACCGGGAACGATTGAGTTTGAATAA